The Cryptococcus neoformans var. grubii H99 chromosome 8, complete sequence DNA window CCGAACCGCCTAAACAAAATTAGCTGTGGGATATGATATGGCATAGTAGGCGTAGTGATGAAGGCGATTGTATTACTAGGATAACAGAGTCAGAAGTACATCCAAATGAAACAAGTACGAAGTGATTTGCATCATGATATGTATCGCAATAGCAGTGAAAACTTGCCAATGATATAGCCTACGAAAACTCTGATTTTGGAAAACCGTAACTGGAGTGAGCCACAAATGTCCGAAAAGCAACGTCGATGGTGTTATCAGCAGTCCTCATTATTGTAATCCAGTTGTAACgtaaaagaagaagacaaccATCGATGCAATAAAGATCGTGGTGTCCGCTGCAGTGTTTCAACTCTAGGAGGATAGAGTTGTAATGGCTGAAAGTAGATTTGTAATGAGAGGATTATAAATTGGACCCCCGTTCTACTATAATTGAACCCTGACGCGTTAAAACCAAACGAGTGTGCTTGCGAGGAAACGCGCATTGTTCATATTTCTCTTTTACATCTTATCGCGTGGCCTCAGACGTCGACTGGCTTCGATTACCATTTCCACAGCATGTCGTATCGCCCAATCCAGGGACAACAACCAGGCCCATCAAATTttcaacaacagcaacagaATATGCTGAACCCTCAAAACATGGCAGGTCCAGGCCGTACATCACCCATGCCCAGCGTTCCACAGGTTTCTCAACCCAATATTGGTCAACCGGGCTCCATGAGGCCCGGAGAAGGGCCCATTCCTGCCGCAGCGCAAGCTAATGCCGGTGGACAAGTTCAAGGCAGTGGTGCAGAGGGCTTGGGATCACTCGCGAGTGATAAAGGACCCGACTACGTGTATTTTGAGCGAAAGCCTGGGCAATTCTCAGAAGCTGTTCAGGGAAAGGCAATGGGTGCGAAAATGAAGTTGGAGCTGTTTTACAAGGAGGCCGTTGAAGGTGTGGttgggagaaaggagaggtgAATATTGTGGAGACATTAAGTTTTTGAATTATTCGCTAATTTGTCATCTAGGCGAACGGCCCTCGAAAAGCAGCTTGCAGCCGATGCTCTCACTCCTGATTCCTTAAAGGCCCGTCAATTAATCAATCTCGGCCGTCGAGAATCAAAGTGAGCTttttatcatcatcggtTCATCGTCCGCTTACATATAATAGCTATCTCCGTCTTCGACGTACCCGGATTGGCCTTGACGACTTCCGTACCGTCAAGGTTATTGGTAAGGGTGCATTCGGTGAAGTCAGACTCGTACAAAAGGCCGACACTGGTAAAATTTACGCTATGAAGACtttgaggaagaatgaaatgTTCAAAAAGGACCAGGTAGGTGTTAATTTTTAATGATTTGGTCTGAAAGCTTATGTGGAGACAGCTTGCGCATGTTCGAGCTGAAAGGGACGTCCTTGCCGAGAGTAATTCCCCTTGGGTCGTGCAACTGTACTACTCTTTCCAGGACACGCAGTATCTTTACCTTGTCATGGAATTCCTCCCCGGTGGTGACTTGATGACTATGTAAGCTTCAAAAGGAAATGCAAAGTTTAAGCTGACCATAAATAGGCTCATCAAATACGACACTTTCTCGGAGGACGTCACCAAGTTCTACATGGCCGAATGTATCTTGGCTATTGAGGCTGTGCATAATCTTGGTTTCATCCATCGTGACATTAAACCCGATAACATCCTCATTGACTCGCTGGGTCACATCAAACTCTCTGACTTCGGCCTTTCCACCG harbors:
- a CDS encoding AGC/NDR/NDR protein kinase, which translates into the protein MSYRPIQGQQPGPSNFQQQQQNMLNPQNMAGPGRTSPMPSVPQVSQPNIGQPGSMRPGEGPIPAAAQANAGGQVQGSGAEGLGSLASDKGPDYVYFERKPGQFSEAVQGKAMGAKMKLELFYKEAVEGVVGRKERRTALEKQLAADALTPDSLKARQLINLGRRESNYLRLRRTRIGLDDFRTVKVIGKGAFGEVRLVQKADTGKIYAMKTLRKNEMFKKDQLAHVRAERDVLAESNSPWVVQLYYSFQDTQYLYLVMEFLPGGDLMTMLIKYDTFSEDVTKFYMAECILAIEAVHNLGFIHRDIKPDNILIDSLGHIKLSDFGLSTGFHKQHDSAYYQRLLGGGDVSGNNRQSQAAAGARNSVMVNAINLTMTSKQDIATWKANRRKLAYSTVGTPDYISPEIFLQQGYGKECDWWSLGAIMFECLVGYPPFCSENAHDVYKKIIDWRNYLFFPDDVHLSREAEDLIRRMLCEADRRYTVEQLKAHPFFYGVDWATIREIDAPFVPHLRSITDTSYFPTDELDQVPDIPVGAETGSDAKKDLAFLGYTFRRYEML